The sequence AAGAAAATTGATCATTTATTTTCCATATGTAACATCTATGTTGTTGACGTCCGCAGAATATCCATATTCATTTATGACAGCAGATGCTGAAAAGGCTGCTGCGAGAACGTATGATTACATTATCGTTGGAGGAGGTACAGCTGGATGTCCTCTGGCAGCAACACTGTCACAGAATTATTCTGTTTTGGTATTGGAGAGGGGAGGCTCTCCCTATGGAAATCCCGTCACTGCAGACAATAAAGACTTTTTCAAGGTTTTTGGCAACGCCAGTGATTATCCCTATGAACTTGAGGGATTTGTGACAGAAGATGGAGTGCAGACGGCAAGGGGAAGGGTTCTGGGAGGTGGAACATCCGTCAATGCTGGCTTCTACAGCAGGGCAAGCCTTCAATATATTCGAAAGATGGGATGGGACGAGAAGCTTGTGAATGAGTCATTTGAATGGGTGGAGAGATTGAATGCATTCAAACCAGACAAGCTTTTTGTTTGGAGTTCTGCTGTCCGGGATGGACTTTTGGAAGCTGGGGTGCTTCCTTATCATGGGTATACTCTGGATAATTTGGTAGGCACCAAGATAAGTGCTACAATTTTTGACAAGAAAGGTAGTAGACACACAGCTGCAGATCTTTTACAATATGCAAATCCAGATAACATTGTAGTTCTTCTGAATGCTACAGCCAGCAGAATCCTCTTTGATTCCTCAACAGGTACGTTGTACATTCTGTATCCTATATATATCCATATCTTTCTTATTTCTATTTAAATTAAAAGCAAAAACTATATAACAAACTCTCCGATTTTTATTATTTCTATAGGTTTTGATTGTCAGATTGTGAATAATGTTGCAGGGAAGTTGAAAGCCAGTGGCGTGGACTTCATCAGTAGCACCGATGGCAAGTCTTATCAAGTATCAGCCAACAAATCATCAGATCTGAGTGAGGTTATTTTGTCCGCAGGACCCATAGGTAGCCCCCAACTTCTACTATTAAGTGGAATAGGCCCATCAGATGAGTTAGAAAAATTGAATATTACTGTGCATTTAGATCTGAAATCAGTAGGGAAAGGGGTTCAAGATCCACCTCGTTCAACAGTTGTCATCGAATCTCCTAAACCATTGGAATTTGGTAACATACAGGTTGTAGGTATAATAGACAATTCAAACATTTACATTGAGCCTACTAGCTATTTCAGAGAAATAAATGCCACTCATAAACAATATTTAGGTGCAATATTTAGTAAAGTGGCATATCCCTTATCAAGGGGTGAGCTGTGGCTTAGAAGCAAAGATCCCCTAGATACTCCTTATGTAAGatataattatttttctaatcCTTTAGATCTACAAGAATGTATGGTTGGTGTGAAGACATTGTCTCATATTAGCATGACATCTGCTATTCAAGAGTTTGCATTTAATGTTAGTGGAAACACAAAGATGCTTCGATTTAGTGGATCGGCACTGCCAGAAAATCCATCAGACAATGATGCCTTGGCCAAGTTTTGCAAAGATACACTAGCATCAATATGGCATTATCATGGAGGATGTCAAGTTGACCTTGTTATTGATCAAAGGTATCGTGTCAAAGGCGTTGATAGTCTAAGGATTGTTGACAATTCTATTTACAAGGATAGCCCAGGGACAAATCCTCAAGCCACTACTATGATGCTTGGAAGGTAGTTTCCTTATATCTTAATGTAAGCTATATTATTATGGAATTTTTTTAATCTATCATCTTAATGACACACTTGTTTTGTTTGTCATGTATGCAGGTACATGGGACTTCGCATCCTCCAAGAACGCATGCAAAATTGAAAATACTATAAATTAAATTTTCTTCAAATAAATATGTTATATTGTATCCTTACATTATCCAGCAGAATAATACCATTTGTGCTGTAATCCCAGATTACATAAATAATCATGATgtaatttataattatattatgaATTGATAACACTAAAATTTATAGTGTTGTGGAATATCAATGCACTTCTTTAGTTACAAGGTTTGATGATTTCAATTTATTGTACAATATTTACTATTCAACTATtgccaactatatatatatattttaaattcatgTGTATAGGATATGTGGATGGATATTaacattaattattttattcattgaaCCTATGCTTTGTAGTATGCATTAAATGTATGGTTATCTATTTAATTTATGGACTTTTAATGTGAAatctataatttaaaaataagaatTACATGCAAATTCAGTCATTGTTAGACATGCATTGATGGTTTGCAATAATATGACTATTTTTCTATTAGAATTGAAGACCAAATATTTTTGaaagtatattattattatttttttatcgatggctaaagaattttattaatttaaaagtaGATAGAATTACATTAAAAGTATAttatttaaagtaaaataaaattaattttcaatctaattaatataatttttacCTTTTGCTAGTTCAATACTAGAAAATCTAAAATTTTACTTTcttcaacaaaaaatataaataGAAACTAGCTAGAATGTGCTCCCTTGCATGTTTACTTTAATTCAAACaaaaattattaattcattatGAATAGATAAGATTAAATATATAATAGATATATAAGAATATATTAATCAATAATAGATAATACTATCTTATATTCTAATATTAAATGGAATACCAGGTGATTTTCAACTAAAGTGATTTCTAAATGTATTAAATTTAAACTAGATGTAGAAATCAAAAATAACATTTGCAGTTAGACTATGTTCTAAGTAGCTAAATGTGTCAATATTTCATTCGTAATGTTTCCTTTAATACAAATCATATACACTTCAATTTGATCTTTTCTTATCATTAATCTTCTTTTTGAGTGTTGCATTCCACTTTTaggattaatacaattaaacatttaGCGATGTATATCTTCTCATAAGGA is a genomic window of Cryptomeria japonica chromosome 7, Sugi_1.0, whole genome shotgun sequence containing:
- the LOC131036641 gene encoding protein HOTHEAD: MRMEILFFLISCLLLFTNHHHLFCPVEATQNLEYPYSFMTADAEKAAARTYDYIIVGGGTAGCPLAATLSQNYSVLVLERGGSPYGNPVTADNKDFFKVFGNASDYPYELEGFVTEDGVQTARGRVLGGGTSVNAGFYSRASLQYIRKMGWDEKLVNESFEWVERLNAFKPDKLFVWSSAVRDGLLEAGVLPYHGYTLDNLVGTKISATIFDKKGSRHTAADLLQYANPDNIVVLLNATASRILFDSSTGKLKASGVDFISSTDGKSYQVSANKSSDLSEVILSAGPIGSPQLLLLSGIGPSDELEKLNITVHLDLKSVGKGVQDPPRSTVVIESPKPLEFGNIQVVGIIDNSNIYIEPTSYFREINATHKQYLGAIFSKVAYPLSRGELWLRSKDPLDTPYVRYNYFSNPLDLQECMVGVKTLSHISMTSAIQEFAFNVSGNTKMLRFSGSALPENPSDNDALAKFCKDTLASIWHYHGGCQVDLVIDQRYRVKGVDSLRIVDNSIYKDSPGTNPQATTMMLGRYMGLRILQERMQN